TGTCTAAGCGGGTTTGCTCAGGATGCGCTGGATAACAGACGCATACCATATCTCCAGTTTAATTATCACTCCGGTTCTTTCTGGACACGCTCGGAGTTTCTGGCAGAAGAGTTTTCGGATCCTTACAGAGCCATTGAAGCGCGTTTGGGATTCCAGTTGACCGGTAATGAGATTTGGGAGCAGTATCATAACTTCCCCAAAGTGGGACTGGGGATGCACTATTCGGACCTGGTAAAAGACCGCTCCGATACCGTGGTGGGAAATCCATTCAGCCTGTTTGGCTTTTACAGTGCACCCTGGCTTAGAGTTGGACGATTCACCCTTTCTACAGACATGTCGGTTGGTCTGAGTTATGCGGATGTTATCTATGATTCGATCAGCAATCCTTATAATGACGTGATTGCTTCTCATGTGAATCTCTATTTTGATTTCAATTTAAATATGAATGTAAAATTGACCCCCAGGCTGGGTCTGAATGCCGGTTATGGGATTACACATTATTCAAACGGAAGGATGCAGGCCCCGCAGAAAGGAATCAATAACTGGGGCTGGCTCTTTGGCCTGGATTACTTATTGGGCGAGCCGGCATCGGAGTTCAACTTCAGGGAACCTGAATCCTTCCAGACTAATGAGTCCATTCAGCTCATGTATGCGGCGGGTCTTGTGGAGTATATCGTGAATCGCAGTACCAGGGAGCTCCGGTTTTTCACCTCCTCATTTACGGCCGACTATGTAAGCACCCTCAGTCCCAGGATGGCTGTAACCTTCGGACTGGAGGCTCTGTATGACGGGTCCCTCAAAAGAGCTATTCCGGGGGTTCTCCCCGAAGATGCAAGCACCTGGCAGCAAATGTACCTGGCCTCTCACCTGGGTTACCATTATATCATTGAACGCTTTACCATTCTTTTTAATTTTGGCACCTATTTTCGTCAGCATTCCTACGACAGAGGGTATTATTTTGCCAGACTGGGAGGCAGATGGCGCTTTACAGATCAGCTGTATGCTCACATCTGCGTTAAGACAAAGAATGCAGTACGCTCAGACTGGATCGAATGGGGCGCCGCCTATCAGATCAATCTCCGAAAGTAAAATCAGAAATGCAAGTGTTGCCAGATTTTAGTAATTTGTGTAATATTGCATCCCCATTTCGGGGTTAACACCAGTTGATATTCACAGGGCCCATAGCTCAGCTGGTTAGAGCACCTGACTCATAATCAGGGGGTCGCTGGTTCGAGCCCAGCTGGGCCCACTTTAAGATCAACCACTTACATATAATT
This genomic interval from Bacteroidales bacterium contains the following:
- a CDS encoding acyloxyacyl hydrolase; this encodes MHRTITILIFLICCLSGFAQDALDNRRIPYLQFNYHSGSFWTRSEFLAEEFSDPYRAIEARLGFQLTGNEIWEQYHNFPKVGLGMHYSDLVKDRSDTVVGNPFSLFGFYSAPWLRVGRFTLSTDMSVGLSYADVIYDSISNPYNDVIASHVNLYFDFNLNMNVKLTPRLGLNAGYGITHYSNGRMQAPQKGINNWGWLFGLDYLLGEPASEFNFREPESFQTNESIQLMYAAGLVEYIVNRSTRELRFFTSSFTADYVSTLSPRMAVTFGLEALYDGSLKRAIPGVLPEDASTWQQMYLASHLGYHYIIERFTILFNFGTYFRQHSYDRGYYFARLGGRWRFTDQLYAHICVKTKNAVRSDWIEWGAAYQINLRK